ATTTGTTTTTAAGAATTCAGACAAAGTGTTCCTTACATTTGATAAATGAAAAAGTTTAAGCCCCAAAATCTCACTCACTTGTCATCCTTTTCTCCATCATTGCAGACATCTACAATCTGCAGGATGTTGTGGTTGGCGCTGAGCTGCAGAGCTCCGATGTTTATCTGGACATACTCCTTTAGAAAATCCTCTGCCAGCTGCCGCACCTCTTTAGGCCAGGTAGCACTCCACATGAGTGTCTGCCTGTCTGGCTGCAAAACAAAAAGAGCAGATTAAAGAACAACAGGTGTTCAGGGTTAAGacaacagaaacacaaaaatgtTTTGTAAGTTAAACACAGGACCTTTTTTTAGGTGTTCTTGAACACACCCACTAAACTTACTCGGATCTGATCTACAATTTTGCGGATCTGCGGCTCAAAGCCCATGTCCAGCATGCGGTCAGCTTCATCCAGCACCAAGTAGGTGCAGCGGCGCAGATTGGTCTTTCCTGCCTCTAGAAAATCAATCAGACGACCAGGTGTGGCAATGCAGATCTCCACACCTGTCCAGGAAAAAAGAACCCAGGAAATCAGTAACAGTTTCCCTAAGAAAACATTAACATACAAATATCTACATTTAAACCTGtgcaaaataataaacagaattccAGAACAGAAACAATCTGGACTACCCTTAGTTACAGAAATTGTAAATAGTGTagattttaaactaaaaaatctGCATCACCTCTTTCAAGATCCCTGATCTGTGGTCCTTTGGGGGCCCCTCCATATATGCAGGTTGACTTCAAGCGTGAGGCTCTTCCGTATTCTGCTGCAACCTGCTGAACTTGCTGAGCTAGCTCACGGGTAGGTGCCAGCACTAGACACTGCAGGAGAGGTAGAGAGGTCAATTCAACCAGCCAACAACATGTACTACAGACTGAAAAATACAGGcatgatttttctttttcctctaaGTATTATGTTTGCAATTTCCTTTGATTAAAAAGTCCCTTAATTAAATATctgattataaatattatattcaaaTGACCACAACCAGCCTTAAGAGAAATGTAGAAATGCAGTTAAACTTACAATGGGCCCATCTCCATGCTCAAGGAAAGGCTGGTGGTTAATATGCACAATGGCCGGCAACAGGTACTGcaaaaacgaaagaaaaaaacaaaaaaacaaacactattTAACACTTAAATGGTTCACTTATGCATGGGTGATGAGACAAAGACCAGACAACAGCACTGAAGTTCCCAGACTCCCAACAACTCACTGCCAGAGTTTTCCCAGAGCCGGTCTGGGCGATGCCGACCATGTCTTTTCCACTGAGGGCAAGTGGCCAGCCCTGTGCTTGAATAGGGGTGGGCTCAGACCATGCCTGTTTGTTGATGACCTCCATCACATAATCTGCAAAGTGATAAAGATCCATGTAAAAAATCTTGAATACTCTAATAGACCACTTAAACAGACATTACAAAGTGCATCTACGTACTGGGGAAGGTGGCTTCATTGAACTTCATGACAGGCTTTGGGCAATCTCTTCCCTTCACTGTAACTTCTTTGGCTCTCCGGTACTGTTCAACCTCTTGCTGTTTTAGAAGAAGAAACAATTATTGATGGGATGAGAATATAAATGCTTATTAATTCATCAAAACATATTTCAGATAAGCAAACGATCAGAACTAGCACGTACCATGGACCTTCTGGTGATATCAGGGTGCTCCTTGTAGAAGTTTTTTTCAAATTTGGGAAGCTCATCCAGATTCCAGTGTCTCTTGCGAAGCCTCTCGCCAGGGTTGCCAAATTTACTAGTAGGAGGGCCGCTACGACCCGAGCCAAACCTGGGACCACTACTGCCATAGCtgtagaaaaacagaaataatattaACTTTCAACCAGTCTGAACTTTTAGTAGCCAAAATTGTTTTTCCACTTTAAAAGATTCTGTATTTTGACTTTCAAATTGTGTTAGAAATATGATATTTCAAGACATGCTAGCATGAACTCAACCTATTGAATTGACGATTAGCATATTGAGGATATCACCAACGCTTAAACACAGACCAACTGCACTTTATATCAACATTTTtttacagagtgtaaaaaaatcctgtttaaatTAAATGCTAAGCAAAAATTGAATAAGAAACAATGTATTATAAATGAAAGAGAATTGAATAATAGAATAGCACATctgccactgctggtgcattttgtgtgtgtcaaaacatgataaatacagtatattgtgaaaATGTGTTCAAAATGTTGATAATATTTTTGCCACATCACTCAGCTCTTTTAGTGCTTCTTACACCAAGGGTGGTGGCTTGTATATGGTTCACATCCGTATCAGAATTGTATCGTATGGTCAAAACTACAAAATAGCTTGATATACATTTTCTATATAGTCTCTAGGTCATATTCTTTACATAGACAATTCTGCATGTGTGTTAGTGcaaggtggttaggattgaaggttTAAATCAGTCTTTTTCTCGGCCTGCCATTCAAATAAAATcaaccatgtttaatattattaagtattattaaatCTTGAAACTtgactcacgcaaatagtgacaagaacaatgtcaacaaccaataggagagctacatgAAGACACAAGGCAAGCACAGGAAAGTTTCCATTCCCTCAACCAGGGTCATGTCCACATTCTGTGGCATCTTGTCTTtcgttttggttgttttttttctgaacaaatTACTGCACACACAAAGGCAGCTGTGGCCAAAATGTGCTTCTGTTTCTGCTTCATTGTTAAACAGCTTCTTTTCCTGTTAAACTACACCAGAAATATGAAAacaatctcagaaagaatctagttgcagtcttgcaaatagtgtcccccagtctttgcaaaatcttagtcgGTGACTTGTTTTTAGATGTGAGAGACGGTCAGATTTTAgtctattaaaagtatttttagagTCTTTTCGAAGTTGTCTAGTTTATGGTTAGCAATTTGAGCACACTATGCATTCTTATATCTCATCCATTATATATAAACAACAATTACCAGACCCACTCTAATGACAGAATTACTGAGTTCTTCATAAACTGTCAAAATTCTGCTTGTAGGTTCAGTGCACCacaagctggaattcactacaggaaacttaAATTcaactggtgtcactaaatcattttaaacttttaatttctaaccaccttcagacagcctttAACTGGTTTAGCtgttttcttttacctttttatttatttcgttcttttattgttttatctttttattgtatttatagcaTTTACTATCATAATAATCTTAGTCATACTTTGAGCTACTTAATTctctatatttttaaattatgattggtcattttttttattatttaaataaatatttttttcagtctcAAAGTTCTAAATGCTTGACTGCACTGAAAAGGATGATTACCTTCAATAAATCCCTGACTAAAAATGGATTGATATTGTCCTGTGTGCAAAAATTATGGCATACTTAAacaaaatgctgatttttttctgCAATACATATTGGGAGGTTATAAAATTTTTAGAAAaaacaagactttttttttttagcaagatgACAGTGATCAAACAtgtaatgatattaataatgcaatccACATATccgaaaaaatatataatctttcTCAGGTACAGATGACATGGAAAATGAAAAGTATTTTTATACTGAGGTTGTAGTTTCTTCTGATACTTATATTAGTGACTTATTCACTAAGTTACTAAGTTACACTTTTTTTAACACGAGTGCCCAAACTTGTAGTTAGTTATAACCTAATAAAATACTAAATGAGGTTGCTACTGTAACACTGTATAATATAAAACTGCTTAACTACCATTAATCTGCCCTTTTGCATTATCGTTCTGTAAGTGACAATTAGGGAAATAATCAATCACACACGTTTTCCCCAGGGCGTCTGTGTCATTCTTACACAGAAAAAGACCAAAGTGGCATCTTAAGCAGGAACTGTAGGGCATTAGTGAACCGGAAAGCCATTACAGGCATCTGAGATTATAAACACTTTGGAATAAACAGGAAGCATGagacaaaaaacattttgttcaAGCTCATCCATTTATTAACTGGCCAGTTTAAAGGACGTGTGAGGTTTACTGCAGGTCGTAGCGCATTTTCTCGCCTGTTAAACCCCTCCTGCGCCACATTTCAGCAGCAGCCACGTCCAAAAAACATCCAGCACATCTGCTGCCATTTTAGCTCTGAGCTGCAGGAGAGGAACAAAAGCAGGCCGGCCGGCATTTTGAATCCTCGTCCATCTTTTATTTCAGCCGCATGGTGACTCAAGATACCTTGGTAGACAGTAAACCACCAGCTAAACGTCATAATTTAGTCTTAACCCAGATGTCAAGACACATTAGTAGATGCTTAAATTattaaaactggaaaacactaTCGGTAAGACTGTATTAACACCCCTCACAAATATCCCACACTCCACCACTAACGCTAGCGTAGATTAGCTATCTCAACAAATGTTAGAACTATTACATTAACAATATTAACTACATTTCCTCTGTATTGTCAGGTATATTTCGGTTTTTATTGAGTTTACAGTAAAACTATCGCTGAGTTAATTGTCATTTTTAAGAATCATCCCCGTGTTAGTTAACGTGGTGACCGTTAGGGGTCTGCAGCGCctcatagaataaaaaaataaaataaaattagccaAACTCACCCCCTATCTCTCCCACGATCTCTGTCTGCATATCCAGGCATTACTTAAACTTAAACAAACACGAAAAAGCAAGAATAAAGATGATTAAAGgtgcaaaata
This DNA window, taken from Astyanax mexicanus isolate ESR-SI-001 chromosome 5, AstMex3_surface, whole genome shotgun sequence, encodes the following:
- the LOC103046784 gene encoding probable ATP-dependent RNA helicase DDX5, producing the protein MPGYADRDRGRDRGYGSSGPRFGSGRSGPPTSKFGNPGERLRKRHWNLDELPKFEKNFYKEHPDITRRSMQEVEQYRRAKEVTVKGRDCPKPVMKFNEATFPNYVMEVINKQAWSEPTPIQAQGWPLALSGKDMVGIAQTGSGKTLAYLLPAIVHINHQPFLEHGDGPICLVLAPTRELAQQVQQVAAEYGRASRLKSTCIYGGAPKGPQIRDLERGVEICIATPGRLIDFLEAGKTNLRRCTYLVLDEADRMLDMGFEPQIRKIVDQIRPDRQTLMWSATWPKEVRQLAEDFLKEYVQINIGALQLSANHNILQIVDVCNDGEKDDKLIRLLEEIMSEKENKTIIFVETKRRCDELTRRMRRDGWPAMGIHGDKSQQERDWVLNEFKYGKACILIATDVASRGLDVEDVKFVINYDYPNSSEDYIHRIGRTARSQKTGTAYTFFTPNNMKQANDLISVLREANQAINPKLLQMAEDRGGRSRGGRGGYKDDRRDRYSSGGRRDFGSYRDRDSDRGYNSGPKVQNGGYNGGNSYNKGSGSNNSYSSNGYGNGQANYGNGGNPPSAFGSQNFQNQPFQGNQAPAQNGMNHPPFPFNPPQPPQPHQQPPQPMVPYPMAPAFPQ